AAAACTGCACCAGAAATACTGACTTAAATTGAAGGCCCCTGGTATTTAATGAACTCTTGTAGAATTTTCCAGATTTCTTCAGTGGAAGACTTCCTTAAATCATTTTACAGAGGCCTTCTTGAGACAAAGAAGATAGTTTCTCACTCACCTTTTTTCTTCCAACTACTGTTCAGCTTTGGGGACATATTTTAGTTCACTTTTAATATTCTGGATTTCCGATAGATTGACTGCAGGTCCTGGAAGTTTCTTTGCTCCTGGAATTGGCTTCTTCTCCtcatctgaggtgggaggaacaccctgaagagaaaggagaagaaatccAACTCACCAAAAAAGACATTTGATCTCTTTGGGCCATGAGcatgaaccagaaaaaaaaaaaaaattaaagcaacaatgatGTCAAAGTGTGTTTCTAGCAGAGTGACTGTCCCTTGTGTTGTTGAGACAGCCTTAGAGTTTCAATAAAATCTCCTAAAGTTTGTTGTGAAGTGTGGAATAAAgttggaagaagaaaacaagtaaTTTCCACATAACTTAGAAAACACTAGAGTACATTCAACTTCTGATAACTAACAAAAATTACCACTAGTTCAAAGGATTTGTGTTTCCAAGAGAAACATCTTACAAGATTGACTTTAATTTGTAATCATACAATTATAATATGCCTGACAGCAAAGATTTGTACAATGTTAGAGCATAGCAAGCTCTAACAATAATTTACTCCAGGAGCTTCCTGTTTTGTTTGGGGTGTAGTGGCTGCCAGTCTTTGTTCAAATAACATCTTTGGGATGCATAAACAAACTGAAACAAACGTAAGCAAAACCTTTTTGAATATGGGCACCACGAGGGAGAGCGGCAGAGGAAGCCCAGCTCTCTCCTGCTTTgagaagtattttaaatttcctttcattGAATGTTATATTTTTGTTGCAGCTTTAGGGCAGGACCCACATCCTATCCTTTTCTGTGGCATTTCCAATGTCTGGCACAGAGGTGCGCGTGCATACTTGTTGACTGTTGTTTAATTGGATCAATCCCAAGAATGTACCATAATGAAAATCTATGCCTCTATGTGCATACACCAAACACACATATAATGGTAACTATAAAACAAGATCAGTTGCTGTGTGTGGCTCCGAGAACTTCAACTCATGTGTACAGAAAAAAGGTTGATTATTAGCCCCTTCCTTCTATTTGCTAGAGGTGGTGGGTAGGGGAGGATTGTTCTCTGTGGCCCCAGGGAAAGGTGTTGGAGAACATTTGATCACCGTGGCAGCCTTGAGAACGCGCCTCTCGGATCAGTTTACTGCAGAGAGGATAATTGAATGACGGCTCCAGCTGCTTCACATTGAAATCCAGCCATCCATCACCAAGCTGAGGTCACACTTCCCACGGCTGCTTGTAGCCAATGAGTGAGTGCGACAGGAATTCTAAGGCGGGCCCATTCCTGGGAAACATGGGACTCGTCTGCGGAGCGACTTCACCTGGAGAACTTGCCTCACTACAGCACTGAAGTCTGAGATGCTTCCACCCAACCCTctatccctctctccctcccagccTCATGCAGCTCCCTCCCATTTTTCCTTACAAGTGTTTTCCCCAGCAAATATCTTTGGGTCAGTTTCCTGAAGGACCCAAACTAACACAGACTGGCGGAGAGCTCCATCTGCTTGGCCAACAACTGGGTGAACCAATACAGTTCCCGGGAAAAGAAATAAGTAACTGCATGTTTGCCTCTCACCAGAGAGGGTGGGCCCTATGCTCTATGCCCCGCCTCCACCCCACCCTTACCCTCAACCCCCACCAGCAGCCCTGTCAGTTGGGTATTAAAGCTGATGGTGTGTGTTAATCCCTGTCTGGATCCTATGTCTAGTTCTCAAATTGGTTAGAACCTAAAGGAAGAAAGTATTCAAGCTTCCCCAAACTCTAACAAATTGCTTAGTAGACACGTCCtttatagaaatgttttaaaattgtttatcgGAGGGGATAAGTAGACATAAAATATTGAGGTGCTATTTTTCTACTAAGGGCTAATGGCTTTTCCTACAGTCATTTTCTTTAGATCTGGTACAGTGCTGATGAAATAGCTAACGTTTCACCCAAACAAAATGATAAAGTATTTCAATGTAGACTATACCTGCTGTAAATATCTGGAAAATACTGTTTCCCTGGGTCAGTGTACAGAGCCCTAGAAgcagctggttttttgtttttgtttttgttttgttttgtcatgcATACAAATTTATCACTTATAAATGTAGATTTAGAAGCAATAATTAAAACCATAAAGCATCCACTTGGAGGACTAGATATTCCAAAATGTTCTTTGCTATGCtttcagaaagaattttttaacaAGGCTATaaagtgctgtgtgtgtgtgtgtgtgtgtgtgtgtgttttatatacgTGTAGtggtgaaataaaaaatgtttcctcACTTAAATAAATGTTCCCACGGCTGTTAGGTGAGTAGATCTTAATAAGGaagcatgaaagagaaaaatgtttccaattCCTTCTGTTAAGTTCCTGGATAACTC
This portion of the Macaca thibetana thibetana isolate TM-01 chromosome X, ASM2454274v1, whole genome shotgun sequence genome encodes:
- the SMPX gene encoding small muscular protein, with protein sequence MNMSKQPVSNVRAIQANINIPMGAFRPGAGQPPRRKECTPEVEEGVPPTSDEEKKPIPGAKKLPGPAVNLSEIQNIKSELKYVPKAEQ